One window of Streptomyces sp. NBC_00273 genomic DNA carries:
- a CDS encoding TetR/AcrR family transcriptional regulator produces MGHREDLLEGAKKCLAEKGFVRTTARDIVSASGTNLASIGYHYGSKDALLAQAFIGLMEEWGAVFQNGLDGADGSLERFRSLWEGVLEQHEKSGPIWAASLEVALGRGQRPELRTILAASQAEGRRGLISILTGTPEDQLDERDVRTLGGFYQALLNGLMIQWLFDPESAATAEEFTEGMRRAAEAMTRPQG; encoded by the coding sequence ATGGGACATCGTGAAGATCTGCTCGAAGGCGCCAAGAAGTGCCTGGCCGAGAAGGGGTTCGTGCGCACGACCGCGCGCGACATCGTCAGCGCCTCGGGGACCAACCTGGCCTCCATCGGCTACCACTACGGTTCGAAGGACGCCCTCCTCGCCCAGGCCTTCATCGGCCTGATGGAGGAGTGGGGCGCGGTGTTCCAGAACGGACTCGACGGCGCGGACGGATCGCTGGAGCGCTTCCGCTCCCTGTGGGAGGGCGTGCTGGAGCAGCACGAGAAGTCGGGCCCGATCTGGGCGGCCAGCCTGGAGGTGGCGCTCGGCCGGGGCCAGCGGCCGGAGTTGAGGACCATCCTCGCGGCCTCGCAGGCCGAGGGGCGCCGGGGACTGATCTCGATACTCACGGGGACCCCGGAGGACCAGCTCGACGAGCGGGACGTACGGACGCTGGGCGGCTTCTACCAGGCCCTGCTGAACGGCCTGATGATCCAGTGGCTCTTCGACCCGGAGTCGGCCGCGACCGCCGAGGAGTTCACCGAAGGCATGCGCCGGGCGGCCGAAGCGATGACCCGGCCCCAGGGCTGA
- the serA gene encoding phosphoglycerate dehydrogenase — protein MSSKPVVLIAEELSPATVEALGPDFEIRHCNGADRAELLPAIVDVDAILVRSATKVDAEAIALAKKLRVVARAGVGLDNVDVSAATKAGVMVVNAPTSNIVTAAELACGLLVATARNIPQANTALKNGEWKRNKYTGVELSEKTLGVVGLGRIGVLVAQRMSAFGMKIVAYDPYVQPARAAQMGVKMLALDELLEVADFITVHLPKTPETLGLIGDEALHKVKPSVRIVNAARGGIVDEAALYTAIKEGRVAGAGLDVYAKEPCTDSPLFELDQVVCTPHLGASTDEAQEKAGVSVAKSVRLALAGELVPDAVNVQGGVIAEDVRPGLPLAEKLGRIFTALAGEVAVRLDVEVCGEITQHDVKVLELSALKGVFEDVVDETVSYVNAPLFAQERGVEVRLTTSSESPDHRNVVTVRGTLSDGQEVSVSGTLAGPKHLQKIVGVGEYDVDLALADHMVVLRYTDRPGVVGAVGRVLGEGGLNIAGMQVARAEEHGEALAVLTVDAPVPGDVLADIATEIGAVSARTVSLA, from the coding sequence GTGAGCTCGAAACCTGTCGTACTCATCGCCGAAGAGCTGTCGCCCGCCACCGTCGAGGCGCTGGGCCCGGACTTCGAGATCCGGCACTGCAACGGCGCGGACCGCGCCGAGCTGCTGCCCGCGATCGTCGACGTGGACGCGATCCTCGTCCGCTCCGCCACCAAGGTCGACGCCGAGGCCATCGCCCTGGCCAAGAAGCTGCGGGTCGTCGCGCGCGCCGGTGTCGGTCTGGACAACGTGGACGTCTCCGCCGCCACCAAGGCCGGCGTGATGGTCGTCAACGCGCCGACCTCGAACATCGTGACCGCGGCCGAGCTCGCCTGCGGCCTGCTCGTCGCCACCGCCCGCAACATTCCGCAGGCCAACACCGCCCTGAAGAACGGCGAGTGGAAGCGGAACAAGTACACGGGTGTCGAGCTCAGCGAGAAGACCCTCGGCGTCGTCGGCCTCGGCCGCATCGGCGTGCTGGTCGCCCAGCGCATGTCGGCCTTCGGCATGAAGATCGTCGCGTACGACCCCTACGTACAGCCCGCGCGCGCCGCCCAGATGGGCGTCAAGATGCTGGCGCTGGACGAGCTCCTGGAGGTCGCCGACTTCATCACCGTGCACCTGCCCAAGACCCCCGAGACCCTCGGTCTCATCGGGGACGAGGCCCTGCACAAGGTGAAGCCGTCGGTCCGCATCGTCAACGCCGCCCGCGGCGGGATCGTCGACGAGGCCGCGCTGTACACGGCCATCAAGGAGGGCCGCGTCGCCGGCGCCGGCCTCGACGTGTACGCGAAGGAGCCCTGCACGGACTCCCCGCTGTTCGAGCTCGACCAGGTCGTCTGCACCCCGCACCTCGGCGCGTCCACGGACGAGGCCCAGGAGAAGGCCGGTGTCTCGGTCGCCAAGTCGGTGCGCCTCGCGCTCGCCGGTGAGCTCGTGCCGGACGCGGTCAACGTCCAGGGCGGTGTCATCGCCGAGGACGTCCGTCCGGGCCTGCCGCTCGCCGAGAAGCTCGGCCGCATCTTCACCGCCCTCGCTGGCGAGGTCGCGGTCCGCCTCGACGTCGAGGTCTGCGGCGAGATCACCCAGCACGACGTCAAGGTGCTGGAACTCTCCGCCCTCAAGGGTGTCTTCGAGGACGTCGTCGACGAGACGGTCTCCTACGTCAACGCCCCGCTGTTCGCGCAGGAGCGCGGCGTCGAGGTCCGACTGACCACCAGCTCGGAGTCCCCGGACCACCGCAACGTGGTGACCGTCCGCGGCACCCTGTCGGACGGCCAGGAGGTCTCGGTCTCCGGCACGCTCGCGGGCCCGAAGCACCTTCAGAAGATCGTCGGCGTCGGCGAGTACGACGTCGACCTGGCGCTCGCCGACCACATGGTCGTGCTGCGCTACACCGACCGCCCCGGTGTGGTCGGCGCCGTCGGCCGCGTCCTCGGTGAGGGCGGTCTGAACATCGCGGGCATGCAGGTCGCGCGGGCCGAGGAGCACGGTGAGGCGCTCGCCGTCCTCACCGTCGACGCCCCGGTTCCGGGAGACGTCCTCGCGGACATCGCCACCGAGATCGGCGCCGTTTCGGCGCGCACGGTCAGCCTCGCCTGA
- a CDS encoding MFS transporter, protein MTTPAATARRAGRREWTAFTVLLLPLLLVSMDVSVLYFAIPAITEQLDPSSTQQLWIFDSYAFALSGLLITMGSLGDRIGRRKLLLIGATAFGLASIGAGCATSAEMLIAARILLGIGGATLMPSTLALVRNLFQDDKQRGQAIAIWSGAMTGGIALGSVLSGVMLNHFYWGSVFLINVPAMLLLLLLVPVLVPEFKDPNPGRFDLLSVPLSTAAVLPVVYGLKEIAAEGFEPLYLGCLALGLAFGYVFVRRQRTRDDAMVSRALFRGRGFGAGIALNTIAAFAMMGSAYFTTQYLQSVLGMGTLEAALWSLAPSVVIGAAAPVSAALAQKVDRAYVIAGGFVLAAAGFVLIGLVDTDSLWLILTGAGVLASGIVTVLSLVSDMALASAPAEKAGSAASLLETGTEFGGALGMALLGSLGTAVYRSDLAGAEPAVRETLGGAVATAHHIGGAAGEQVLALAREAFVHGMQYAAWGGTALLLGAAVLAAALLRGIEAPAPPAAEPAAEPAAEPAVRVHEAAHH, encoded by the coding sequence ATGACAACTCCCGCTGCCACAGCGCGACGTGCCGGCCGCCGCGAATGGACCGCCTTCACCGTCCTCCTGCTGCCCCTGCTCCTGGTCTCGATGGACGTCTCCGTCCTCTACTTCGCCATCCCGGCCATCACCGAGCAGCTCGACCCGAGCTCCACCCAGCAGCTCTGGATCTTCGACAGCTACGCCTTCGCCCTCTCCGGCCTGCTGATCACGATGGGCTCGCTCGGCGACCGGATCGGCCGCCGCAAACTGCTGCTGATCGGCGCGACCGCCTTCGGCCTCGCCTCGATCGGGGCCGGCTGCGCCACCAGCGCCGAGATGCTCATCGCGGCCCGCATCCTGCTCGGCATCGGCGGCGCGACCCTGATGCCCTCCACGCTGGCCCTCGTACGGAACCTCTTCCAGGACGACAAGCAGCGCGGACAGGCCATCGCCATCTGGTCCGGGGCCATGACCGGTGGCATCGCCCTCGGCTCGGTGCTCAGCGGGGTGATGCTGAACCACTTCTACTGGGGCTCCGTCTTCCTCATCAACGTGCCCGCCATGCTGCTCCTGCTGCTCCTGGTCCCGGTCCTGGTCCCGGAGTTCAAGGACCCGAACCCCGGTCGCTTCGACCTGCTGAGCGTCCCGCTCTCCACGGCCGCCGTGCTGCCGGTCGTCTACGGGCTCAAGGAGATCGCCGCCGAGGGCTTCGAACCCCTCTACCTGGGTTGCCTCGCCCTCGGCCTGGCCTTCGGATACGTCTTCGTCCGCCGCCAGCGCACCCGTGACGACGCCATGGTGAGCCGGGCCCTGTTCCGGGGCCGCGGTTTCGGGGCGGGCATCGCTCTGAACACCATCGCCGCCTTCGCCATGATGGGTTCGGCCTACTTCACCACCCAGTACCTCCAGTCGGTGCTCGGGATGGGCACCCTGGAAGCCGCCCTGTGGAGCCTGGCCCCCTCGGTCGTCATCGGCGCCGCGGCTCCGGTCTCCGCCGCACTGGCCCAGAAGGTGGACCGGGCCTACGTCATCGCCGGCGGGTTCGTCCTCGCCGCCGCCGGGTTCGTCCTGATCGGCCTGGTGGACACCGACTCCCTGTGGCTGATCCTCACCGGCGCCGGGGTACTGGCCTCGGGCATCGTCACCGTGCTGTCCCTGGTGTCCGACATGGCGCTCGCTTCGGCCCCCGCGGAGAAGGCCGGTTCCGCCGCCTCCCTGCTGGAGACCGGGACGGAGTTCGGCGGCGCCCTGGGCATGGCGCTCCTCGGCAGCCTGGGCACCGCGGTCTACCGCAGCGACCTGGCCGGTGCCGAGCCCGCGGTACGGGAGACCCTGGGCGGGGCCGTCGCCACCGCCCACCACATCGGCGGGGCGGCCGGGGAGCAGGTGCTGGCGCTGGCCCGGGAGGCCTTCGTCCACGGAATGCAGTACGCGGCCTGGGGCGGTACGGCGCTGCTGCTCGGGGCGGCCGTGCTCGCCGCGGCCCTGCTCCGCGGGATCGAAGCACCCGCCCCGCCCGCGGCGGAGCCCGCGGCCGAGCCCGCGGCCGAGCCCGCAGTCCGCGTCCACGAGGCGGCGCACCACTGA
- a CDS encoding PucR family transcriptional regulator, producing MKGDYQDLVDEISALLGAPATLENRDFRLIAFGAHDSDDDLAMDPVRTRSILTRQSTADVRSWFEGFGIARATGPVRIPAAPDAGVFRGRICLPVRYRGIVQGYVWLLDQEPGKPGPEPAALDAAMEVAQRIGVLLAEEAKAGADLSREFLAVLTAGPGWPQDMAVAALRAALGPGGDGLHAAVCVAPWPGEAPASVPGAAAVCVVPRRGGGEPGGAFGPGAAAGPGSEPAGDPALAVLLRLRSTDALAPALAAVARLLPRTAEATGTGGRAAGGTGAGGTGGGVGATTTAVARGVTAGVADPVRGLADLPAAWEQAVAAARAAAAQPRFGPVAQWSAIGPYRLLAALAADPVDDPAARTLLTPANRELARTAEVFLDCAGQAGRAAAALGIHRQTLYYRLARVEQLTGLDLDEGEDRLLLHMALKASRLA from the coding sequence GTGAAGGGCGATTACCAGGACCTGGTGGACGAGATCTCCGCGCTGCTCGGCGCCCCGGCGACCCTGGAGAACCGGGACTTCCGGCTGATCGCCTTCGGCGCCCACGACAGCGACGACGATCTGGCCATGGACCCGGTACGGACCCGCTCGATCCTGACGCGGCAGTCGACGGCGGACGTCCGGTCCTGGTTCGAGGGCTTCGGCATCGCCCGCGCCACCGGGCCGGTCCGGATCCCGGCGGCGCCCGACGCCGGGGTGTTCCGCGGGCGGATCTGCCTGCCCGTGCGGTACCGGGGCATCGTGCAGGGCTACGTATGGCTGCTGGACCAGGAGCCCGGCAAGCCCGGGCCGGAGCCGGCGGCGCTGGACGCGGCCATGGAGGTGGCCCAGCGCATCGGGGTGCTGCTCGCCGAGGAGGCGAAGGCCGGGGCCGACCTGTCGCGGGAGTTCCTGGCGGTGCTCACGGCCGGCCCGGGCTGGCCGCAGGACATGGCGGTGGCCGCGCTGCGGGCAGCCCTCGGGCCGGGCGGGGACGGGCTGCACGCGGCGGTCTGCGTGGCGCCTTGGCCCGGGGAGGCCCCGGCATCGGTACCGGGCGCGGCGGCGGTGTGCGTCGTACCGCGGCGGGGCGGAGGCGAGCCGGGCGGCGCCTTCGGGCCCGGTGCAGCAGCGGGGCCGGGGTCGGAGCCCGCGGGCGATCCGGCGCTGGCGGTACTGCTCCGGCTGCGCTCGACGGACGCACTGGCTCCGGCCCTGGCGGCGGTGGCCCGGCTGCTGCCGCGCACGGCGGAGGCGACGGGAACGGGCGGGAGGGCCGCCGGCGGAACGGGCGCGGGCGGGACGGGCGGGGGCGTCGGGGCCACGACCACCGCCGTCGCCCGCGGGGTGACCGCCGGCGTCGCCGACCCCGTACGGGGCCTCGCGGACCTGCCCGCCGCCTGGGAGCAGGCCGTCGCCGCCGCCCGGGCGGCCGCGGCCCAGCCCCGCTTCGGGCCGGTCGCCCAGTGGTCGGCGATCGGCCCGTACCGGCTGCTGGCGGCGCTCGCCGCCGATCCGGTGGACGACCCCGCGGCCCGCACCCTGCTGACCCCGGCCAACCGCGAACTCGCCCGCACCGCCGAGGTCTTCCTGGACTGTGCGGGCCAGGCGGGCCGCGCGGCGGCCGCCCTGGGCATCCACCGCCAGACGCTCTACTACCGTCTGGCCCGGGTGGAGCAGCTGACCGGCCTCGACCTGGACGAGGGCGAGGACCGTCTGCTGCTCCACATGGCCCTCAAGGCCTCCCGCCTGGCCTGA